The Clostridium sp. AWRP genome has a window encoding:
- a CDS encoding N-acetyltransferase, which produces MNVSIRLEEEKDYKTVEYMTREAFWNVYKPGCDEHLVVHNIKKVSAFIKELSFVAIDGGKIVGSIIYSKAKIVDDKNRKFEILCMGPISVRPSYQGLGIGSLLMNHSVEKAGQLGYKAIIIFGNPKYYHRFGFKNAKEYGIQTSSGENFEEFMVLELYKGALAGISGKFYADKVFEIKKKELEAFEKEFPYKEKLITDTQLNQKQ; this is translated from the coding sequence ATGAACGTATCAATTAGATTGGAAGAAGAAAAAGATTATAAAACTGTAGAATATATGACAAGGGAAGCATTTTGGAATGTGTACAAACCAGGATGTGACGAACACTTAGTTGTCCATAATATAAAAAAAGTATCTGCATTTATTAAAGAGCTGAGTTTTGTGGCAATAGATGGTGGTAAAATTGTAGGGAGCATAATCTATTCAAAGGCAAAAATAGTGGATGATAAAAATAGAAAATTTGAAATTTTGTGTATGGGGCCAATTTCAGTACGGCCTTCATATCAAGGACTTGGAATTGGTTCTTTGCTCATGAATCACTCTGTTGAAAAAGCAGGGCAGTTAGGATATAAAGCTATAATCATATTTGGAAATCCAAAGTATTATCATCGATTTGGCTTTAAAAATGCAAAAGAATATGGTATTCAAACATCTTCAGGTGAAAATTTTGAAGAATTTATGGTGCTAGAACTTTATAAGGGGGCTCTAGCTGGTATTTCAGGCAAATTCTATGCAGATAAAGTTTTTGAGATAAAAAAGAAGGAACTGGAGGCTTTTGAAAAAGAGTTTCCATATAAAGAAAAACTGATAACAGATACTCAGTTAAATCAAAAACAGTAA
- a CDS encoding CD3324 family protein, with the protein MGYKKAADVLPSELVSQIQDYIDGEYIYIPRKQCNRKTWGEKSGSRNMLFYRNLEIYSKYRKGASIDYLSEMYYLSPKTIQKILSKMK; encoded by the coding sequence TTGGGCTACAAAAAAGCAGCAGATGTATTGCCATCAGAACTCGTATCTCAAATTCAGGATTATATTGACGGCGAATATATCTATATACCAAGAAAACAATGCAACAGAAAAACCTGGGGAGAGAAAAGCGGCAGCAGGAATATGCTATTTTACAGAAACCTTGAAATTTACAGCAAATACAGAAAGGGAGCGTCTATAGACTACCTGTCCGAAATGTACTATCTATCCCCTAAAACCATACAAAAAATCTTATCAAAAATGAAATAA